AGCACGGTGATTTCCCAGCCGTCGGTCAGCCCGTGCTCGACGGCGGCGGTCACGAACTTGTGACCCACCATGCCGTGTCCCACGACGACTAACGAGCGGCGGTGCGACATCAGTTGGCTCCTCCAGCTTCCGGGTCGGTCCTTGCCCCGACTGTTGCGAAGCTACGGGAGCGGTGTTTCGCGACCGTTACTGAGCAGTTTCACCCCGAGCGGGTCGGAAAACCGCGATCTCACAAGGGACTTGCAGCCACGTGCGCCTCGATCAGGGCGTCCACCACGAACTCGTCGGAACCCCTTTCCACCTGCGCATTCCGTGTGCTGAGAACCTCCGCCAGGAGCAGTTCCACGGCCCCGGCACACCCCCCGCACCCCGTGGTTGCGCGGGTGCGCCGGGCCACATCGGCGGCCGAGTCAGCACCCGCGTGCGCACTCGACCGGATTACGGCAGCGTTAATCCCGTTGCACTGGCAGACGATCGCGTCGTCAGGCAGCCGCAACGGGCCGGCGCCGGGCCGGATGTCGCCGAGCAGCGACTCGAGGTCGGGCGGGACCTCGATGTCCTGGTCGTAGAACTGCAGCAGCAGACCGACACCGTCCAACGAGCCGATCAGCACACCGCCGACCAGATGCTTGTCGCGGACGATCAACCGGCGGTACATGCCCCGCAAAGGGTTGACGTACTCCACCACCTCGTCGCCGGAAGTCCTTGTCTGGACGCCGAAAGCGGCGACGTCGAGATCCAGAGCCCGCAGTCGGGTGACCTGACGCGAACCGGTGTAGGCAGCTTCCGGGTCGTCGAGCAACACCTGGGCCAGCACCGCCGCCTGTTCCCAGGCCACGCCGACCGCACCGGGCGCCCGGCCGCGGTGTTCGGCGCAATCGCCTATCGCGTAGAGGTTCTCGTGCCCGAGCACGGCCAGTCTGTCGTCGACCAGGATGCCGTCGCCGATCCGCAGACCAGCCGCTCGGCCCAGCGAGACCCGCGGCCGGACCCCGCAAGCCAGGACCACCAGATCGGCCTGCAGGCGGAAGGAGTCGTCCAGCCGCACCGACTGGACGACGCCG
This portion of the Sporichthyaceae bacterium genome encodes:
- a CDS encoding FAD-dependent oxidoreductase, coding for MGTVHPQADGPSGMREHLVVVGFGMATVRLVEELARAGALGPDGRYELTIVGDEPQPGYNRVMLSAVVAGTAAPEAIALRSREWYQGLAVNILDSRRVIELDLENNQVLLDDESPIGYDRLVLATGSAPVLPPIRGALTRDRNLHPQVVAFRTLDDCARLLEAAAPGRGAVVVGGGLLGVEAARGLAERGMLVDIVEMGEHLMSRQLDAEPAAVLRRAVTRIGIGVHTSVRAVAVDCVDGVVQSVRLDDSFRLQADLVVLACGVRPRVSLGRAAGLRIGDGILVDDRLAVLGHENLYAIGDCAEHRGRAPGAVGVAWEQAAVLAQVLLDDPEAAYTGSRQVTRLRALDLDVAAFGVQTRTSGDEVVEYVNPLRGMYRRLIVRDKHLVGGVLIGSLDGVGLLLQFYDQDIEVPPDLESLLGDIRPGAGPLRLPDDAIVCQCNGINAAVIRSSAHAGADSAADVARRTRATTGCGGCAGAVELLLAEVLSTRNAQVERGSDEFVVDALIEAHVAASPL